ATCTCGACGCCAAAGAGTCCCAAACCGCCGAGGACGTCCGTTATGCGCTTCGCTATGCGGTAAACCTCACGCTCGGCCTTCTCACTTATCTCAGCCGGCTGCCAGCTTGAGTGATAGTCCCCGTCGATCTGGTAGTGTCCGACAGGCTTCGGGAAGGTCGTAACTATCTCGCCGTTCTCGTCGTAGTGCCTCACGGCAAGCTCCGTTATCTCGACGTCGAAGTCGATGTGCTCCTCCACGATTATCCTGTCGGCGCTTCCCCTCGCCTTCTTCTTGGCCTCTTCCCAGGCCTTCGGGACGTCTTCCGGCCCCTTAACGAAGTAGGAGCCCTTGCCGGAGGAGCTCATTATGGCCTTGGTGTGGCAGGGGTAGCCTATCCTCTCGCAGGCATCGTATAGCTCGTCGAGAGTTTCCGCGTAGGCGTAGCGAGACGTTGGAACTTTGGCTTCCCTCGCGAGGGCTTCCCTCGTCCTCTCGCGGTGCATGGCAATCCAGGTCGCCTTCGCGTTGGGGATGACGAAGTAGCCGTCCTTCTCAAGCTCGAAGAGCGCATCGAGGTTTATCGCCTCTATCTCAGGGATTATCGCGTCGGGTTTTTCACGCCCAACCACGGAAAACAGGAAGTCGGCGTTTCTCATGTCACCAACATAAGAGCGGTGGGCAACCTGCATCGCCGGGGCGTTGGCGTAGCGGTCAACCGCTATCACCTCAACACCAAGGCGCTGGGCCTCAATCGCTATCTCCTTCCCCAGCTCGCCGCTCCCCAGGAGGAGGATTTTCTGGGCGGAGTCGGTCATGGCAGTTCCGAGTTCATCGCGGGGCCTTATCATGAGCACCACCTCATTTATTAACGTTAAAATGTTAAAAATTGCGAATATTTAAGCCTTTTTAAGCATAAATATGGCAAAGCTTTTAAGCTCTCTATGGAACTCCCACCGGTGATGCTCATGCTGACCTACGCTCAGGCCGGAGTCGATGACGAGAAAACCGCGAGGGCCCTCGGGGGAATCATAGGCCTTGCAAAGAAGACCTTCGAGTTCCGGAAGGGGAGAACGGGCGAACCCGCTGAAGACCTCGGCCACTACGCGGCGCTGATGGATTTCGGCGAATTCTACCTCGCCATGACAACGGATGGGGTCGGGACGAAGGTTTTGATAGCTGAAGCCGTTGGAAAGTTCGACACCATCGGTATAGACATGATAGCGATGAACGTGAACGACCTTCTCTGCGTTGGGGCCGAGCCGGTAGCTTTAGTTGACTACCTCGCCGTTAGGGAGCCCGACGAGGGGATTTTCGAAGAGATGGCCAGGGGACTCTACGAAGGTGCGAGGCAGGCCGGAATAGCGATAGTCGGGGGAGAAACCGCGGTGATGCCCGACCTGATAAACGGATTCGATTTAGCTGGAACGGCCATTGGCGTTGTTGAGAAGGAGAAGGTTATAACCGGCGAGAAAATCAGACCGGGAGATGTCGTTATTGGAATTTCAAGCTCGGGAATCCATTCGAACGGCCTGACCCTCGCTAGGAAGCTTTTAATTCCAAAGTACGGCCTCGACTACGAATACGGAGGGAGAAAGCTCTGGGAATGGCTTTTGGAGCCGACAAGGATTTATGTTAAGGCCGTTCTTGAACTTCTGGAGGGCGTCGAAGTCCACGGCCTGGCCCACATAACTGGCGGGGGCCTGACCAACCTCAAGCGCCTGACGGACTACGGCTTCTCCCTCCAGATGCCCCCTATCGAGGGAATATTCAAGCTGATCCACGAAAACGGCGTCCCCCTGGGGGAGATGTTCAGGGTCTTCAACATGGGCGTTGGCATGGTGGCCATAGTGCCGGCGGGGGAGAGGGAGGAAGCCTTGGAAATCCTGGGCAGGCATTTTGAGGCTTTTGAGCTTGGAGTGGTCACAGAGGAATCCGGAATAGTGGTGAAGAACTACGGGGTAAGGCTTTAAGCCCCACTCCCAAACTTTTCCCGGTGGTCGCATGGAGCTCACAATAAAAAAGAAGGCATTCCTTGAAAACCTGCCGAAGCTTGTGGAAAAGGCCGTAGGCGAATACGGAATCCGGCTGAGGAAAATAGTGATAGAGGAAGATGAGAAAGGCTGCTACACTGTCCTCATAACCTACGAGGCTAAGCCCCGGTGAGGCGCCTGTATAGCTCCTCGTAGGCGTTTATCAGGTCGCCCCTGTCGAAGCGGAAGACGTCCTTGTCGAGGCTCCTCCTCGTCTCAGCGTCCCAGAAGCGGCAGGTGTCCGGGCTTATCTCGTCGCCGAGGACTATCTCGCCCCTCCCGTTCTTTCCGAACTCCAGCTTGAAGTCGACCAGGATTATCCCGCGCTCGGCAAAGTACTTCCTCAGAATCTCGTTCACCCTGAGGGCCATGCGCTCCATCTCCCGTATCTCGCCCTCGCTTATCCCGAGAACCCTTGCATGGTGGTGGTTTATCATGGGATCGCCGAGACTGTCGTCCTTGTAGTAAAGCTCGACTATCGGCTCCGGCAGCTCGGCCCCCTCCTCAAGGGGAAGGCGCCTCTTCAGGCTCCCTGCAACGACGTTTCTAACCACGACCTCGACGGGGTACATCTTCAGGCGCTCGACGATGAGCCTGTTGTCGCCGGCGACCCCTATGAAGTGCGTCTTAACGCCCCTCTCTTCGAGAACCTTGAAGAGAACCGCGCTTATCTGGGCGTTGAGCCAGCCCTTGCCCTTAAATTGGCCCTTCTTTTTACCATCGAAGGCCGTGGCATCGTCCTTGAACTCCATAATGGCCTTTCCATCGTCGAGAGGGATAACCTTCTTGGCCTTACCTTCATAAACCTGCATGGACTTCACCATTTTTGTGTAAAATATTTCAGTATTTAAGGCTTATTTTAGCATGTGAATGTCAATCAATGGGCAAAGCTTTTAAACACGAAAAGGCTAAAGTATGGCGTCAGAGTTCACACTTATTGACATATTAAAGTCAAAAACTGGCGGGGTTCCTCATGAGGGAGAAGTGCGGCGTCTTCGCAGCTGTTGCCGAGAACGCCCCCAGGAAAGCCTACTACGCCCTCTTGGCTTTACAGCACAGGGGGCAGGAGAGCGCTGGGATAAGCGTCTGGAGGCACAGGATAAAAACGGTGGCCGGCCGGGGGCTCGTTTCGGAGGTCTTCAGGAACGGAGAGATAGCGAGGCTAAAATCCAGGATGGCAATAGCCCACGTCCGGTACTCGACCTCAGGCTCCCTCACGGAAACCCAGCCGCTGGAGACGGCCTGCTGCGGGAAAACCATCGCGGTGGCCCACAACGGAACCCTCACGAATTTCCTCCCCCTCAGGAGACACTACGAACGGCTGGGAGTTAAGTTCAGGCACTCGGTGGATTCCGAGCTTCTCGGCGTTTCCTTCCTCTGGCACCTCCACGAGACCGGGGACGAGTTCGAGGCCGTGCGGGAAGTTTTCAGCGAGGTGAAGGGAGCCTATTCCCTAGCTCTCCTCTTCGACGGGAAGATACTCGTGGCGAGGGACCCGGTCGGCTTCAGGCCGCTCAGCTACGGGACCGGGGACGGCCACTACTTCGCTTCCGAGGACTCTGCTTTAAGGCTCTTCGTCGACGAGTCTGAGGGAGAGAGAATAAGGGACGTTGAACCCGGAGAGGTCTTCCTGCTCGATGGAGAGTCTGTGGAGAGCAGGATTCTGGCCAGAGAGAGGCATCATCACTGCGTTTTTGAGTACATATACTTCGCCAGACCCGACAGCACCATCGACGGTGTCAACGTCTACTCGGCGAGGCTCAGAATGGGGCAGGAGATTGCGCGGGAAAGCCCGGCCAACGGAGACGTCGTCATAGCGGTGCCTGATTCCGGCAGAGCAGCTGCGCTCGGCTATTCCCAGGTCAGCGGCATCCCATACTCCGAGGGCCTCATAAAGAACCGCTACATAGGGAGAACCTTCATAACGCCCGGCCAGTTCTACCGCGAGCTGAAGGTGAAGCTCAAGCTCTCGCCTGTGAGGGAGGTAATCGGGGGGAAGAGCGTCGTTCTCGTTGATGATTCGATCGTCAGGGGCACGACCATGAGGAGAATCGTCGCGATGCTGAGGAAGGCCGGGGCGAGGGAGGTTCACGTCAGAATAGCCTCACCGCCGATAAAGCACCCCTGTTACATGGGGGTGGACATACCGACGAGACACGAACTCATAGCGGCATTTGGAAGCGTTGAGAAGGTGAGGGAAGCAATAGGGGCCGACAGTTTAGCATATCTCAGCGTCGAGGGGCTGAAAAGGGCCGTTGGGAGGAAGGGTCTCTGTCTGGCCTGCCTGACCGGGGAGTATCCGGAGTGGACATTCAGGTTTTAGCGTATCTCTCTTTCAGAGCTTTCACTACGTCTTCGCTGAAGTATACCCCTTTAGACTTGAGTTCATCGAGTAAATCATCCAAGTCGTCTTCAATGATGCCCTTCTTCCATGCGAGAAAAAGAACCGCAAGGCTTCCAGTTACGCTGAGCCCGAGCGACTTGGCTATTATGCGGGGGATCTTCTCATCGAGGAGAATCAGGTCTGCGTTCAATTCCTTGGCAAGGACTATCGCCTCGGCCTCCCCAATCTCAATTTCTCCCTGAAGAATTTCAACTCCAAGCCTGTCATTTACCTCAACAACCTCTATCCACTCAGCTGAACTCACCTCTTCCGAGCCGGGCTTCCCCTTTCCCCTCTCAACGACCTCCACCCAGACGGCTTTGGGTATGAAAACCTCCCCGAAGAGATCTCTGAGGACGCAGAGCTTTCCAACCTTGGCCAGCGCTATTAAAGGCCCAGAGTCTGAGACGACCCTCATAGCAACCTCTCCAGGGTTTCAATGTCCTCTGCAAGGTCTCTCCTTGTGTAGTTCAAAGGCACTCCTTTTGATGCCAGAACCTCCATCATCTCCCACTTGGTAAGCCCCGCTATCTCCGCGGCCTTCCCCAGACTGATCAACCCCTCCCTGTAAAGCTCCACGGCGAGATATATCCTCACCACCCTCGGGACTTCATCGGTATCAATCCTCAGGATCCTGGCCAGGTCGGAAGGGACGGTAACCGTTACATCCCCCATCATATCACCAATAAATACTCGGTTTCAAAAGATAAAAACTTAATCGACCTTCCTCACCCTCGCCGCGGAGAACTTGAGCTCCGGCGTTCCGGCTTTGTTCAGGGCCGGACTCGTTATTTTGTTCGCCTTGAAGTGGAAGGGAACCGCAACGACGCCCGGGGGAATACCGCCGAGCTTGGCCCTCATCCTGATCTTCCCGCGCCTCGTTTCGATCTCGACCCAGTCGCCGTCGTGGATTCCAAGCCTCTCGGCGTCGCTCCTGTTCATCAGCACCTTGGGCTCTCCCATCAGCCTCACCAGAGAGGGGCTCCTCAGTGTCATCTCGCCGGTGTTGTAGTGGCTTATCAGCCTGATGGTTGTGAGCACGAAGGGGTACTCGTAGTCCGGCCTCTCCCAGGGCTGCACCTGCTCCACTGCAATGAACCTTGCCTTCCCATCGGGGGTTGCGAACTCCCAGGTATGGAGTCTCTTCTTCGGAAGGAATATACCGTCACCAGCCTTTAGCTCGTCAACGCTCCTCTCCTCCAGCGAGGGGAAGAGGCGGAAGTATTCTGCCGTTATCTCCTCAACGCTCGAATAGTTGAACCCGGGCAGACCGAGGGCCCTGCCGAGCATTACCAGTATCTCCCAGTCGGGCTTGGAATCACCCATCGGCTCGCATACCCTGTGGCTCCACTGGATCCTTCTCTCACTGTTCATGTACGAGCCTTCCTTCTCGCAGAAGGCCGCTGCCGGAAGGATGTAGTGGGCGTACCGAGCCGTCCGGCTCATGAAAACGTCCTGAACGACTAGGAGGTCGAGCTTTCTGAGGGCATTCCTCACCCGGAGAAAGTCCGCCTCGCTCACGGCAGGGTTTTCTCCGACTATGTAGAGCGCTTTAACATCGTTGCTCTCTATCGCCTCCCAGAGCTCCGTGAGGTAGAGTCCGCGCTCCGTTGGCAGGTCTTCCACACCCCATATCTTAGCCACACGCTTCCTGAACCTCTCATCGGTCAGGGGGACGTAGCCCGGCAGGAACTCGCTCAGCGCCCCCATGTATGCCGCGCCCTGAACGTTGTTCTGACCGCGCATCGGGTAGAGGCCGCCTTTTTCGCCGATGTAGCCGAGGAGCAGGGCAAGGTCTATGACGGCCATGACGTTCTCAACGCCCGAAACGTGCTGGGTCAGGCCCATGCCCCACATTATCGCGCCGCTTCCTGCGAGGGCAAAGGTCCTCGCGACTTCCCTGATAGTTTCAGCAGGAATTCCAGTCACCTTCCCCGCGTATTCCGGAGTGTACTTCCTCACCGCCATCCTTACCTCTGAGAAGCCAACGGTTCTGGTCTTTATGAAGTCCCAATCGTAGAGCTCCTCCCGGATTATGACGTTCATCATGGCGTTCGCGAGGGCTATGTCAGTCCCCGGGCGGATGACAAGCCCGTAATCCGCGAAGGCCATAGTTCTGGTCTCCCTGACGTCAACGACGATTATCTTCGCTCCCTTCCTCTTCGCCCTCAGGATGTAGTCCATGACAACGGGGTGGGTCTCGGCCGGGTTGTAGCCCCAGATGAGTATGACCCCGAATCCCTCCAGGTCTTCGTAGGGGTTGGTCTGTGCTCCCGCCCCAACGGTCATCTTAAGGGCGTGGACGCTCGCCTCGTGGCAGAGACGAGCGCAGTTGTCTATGTTGTTGGTGCCGAAGAGGCGCGCAATCTTCTGGAGGAGGTAGTTCTCCTCGTTGCTGACCTTGGAGGAGGCTATAAACGCCACGGCATCTGGGCCGTAAATCTCGCGGATTTCGAGGAGTTTACCTGCTATCTCTTCGATGGCCTGCCCCCAGCTTATCGGCCTTGTCCTGGAGCCCTCACGCTTAAGGGGGCGCTTGAGCCTGTCTCTGGAGAGAACGAACTCCGTCGCGTGGAGACCCTTGGGGCAGAGCTTGCCCCGGTTCGGCTCGCCGCGGTGGGGTTTGACCTTCATCGTCCCGGGATCAACGAGAAGCCTGCAGCCAAAGCCGCAGTAGGGACACACGACCGTCCTGGGCTCGCTCACGCTACCACCTGTGAACATTTGGATGGCAAAAATAAAAAGCTTTCTGGCAAAAATTGATGAAAAAATGTTCAGATTATACCGCCTTCTCCAGGAAGTATTCGTGCACCCTCGTGTCCTCGGTCAGTTCCGGGTGGAACTCCAGTCCGATTACGTTGCCTGCCTCTACTCCAACGACCCTGTCTCCAAGCCACGCTATCGGCCTAACCCCGTCGCTTAAGATCTCGACTATCCTCGGGGCGCGGATGAAGACCCCCGGGAACGGCTCGTCGCTGAAGGCGAGCTTTATCGGCGCCTCGAAGCTGTCAACCTGTCTGCCGTAGGCGTTTCTGTTGACCTTAACGTCAAGGAGCCCAAGGAACCTCTGCCCCGGAGTGGCGCCCATTACCTCCTTCGAGAGCATTATCAAACCCGCACAGGTGCCCATTATCGGAACTCCTTCCTCGCCGAGCTTCCTGACCGGTTCAAGGAGACCGTTCTTCACCATGAGCCTCGATATCGTCGTGCTCTCGCCGCCGGGGATTATTATCGCAGAAATCCCATCAAGTTGCCCCGGCTTCCTGAGCCAGACGACCTCGCCGGTGACGCCGAGGTTTTCGAGAGCTCTCCTCGCGGCATCGATGTGCTCGCTCACATCACCCTGAAGGCCTACAACGCCCACCTTGACCACTCCAATCACCCCTGATGAAAATGTTAGAAAAGAGCTCAGACGCCTCTCTCCTCAAGGCGAACCTCCAGTTCTTCAATGTCCCTGCCGCGCATCGGCTCGCCGATTTCCCTGCTTATCTCCGCTAAAACGTCCGGCTCGTCCCAGTGGTTGACGGCTTCAACTATTGCCCTGGCCATCTTCTCGGGATCGGAGCTCTTAAAGATTCCAGAACCGACGAAGACGCCGTCCATACCCATCTGCATCATCAGGGCCGCATCTGCTGGGGTGGCAACTCCCCCGGCGGCAAAGTTGACGACAGGAAGACGGCCGAGCTTTTTGATTTCCAGCAGGATCTTGTAAAGCCCTTCGACTATCTCGCCGTAGGTGTAGTGGCCGTAAACCGGCTCGTTTTCGAGCATCTGCTTGGGAATCCCGCTGATGTCCTTTATGCTGGAGGTCAGCCTCAGATAGGGCTCGGCGAATCTCTCAGCTATTATATAGACCTGCTCGTCCGTCATCCTCTGGAGGAGTCGTATGTTGTCGGCGACGAGGCGGACGTGCCTGACGGCCTCAACTATGTTGCCGGTTCCGGCCTCGCCCTTGGTTCTGATCATGGCCGAGCCTTCCCAGATCCTCCTCACGGCCTCGCCGAGGTTTCTGGCTCCGCAGACGAAGGGGACGGTGAACTCCCTCTTGTCTATGTGGAAGTACGGGTCGGCGGGTGTCAGGACCTCGCTCTCGTCTATCATGTCGACGCCGAGGGCCTCAAGGATTCTGGCCTCGGCCACGTGGCCGATCCTTACCTTTGCCATGACCGGGATCGTCACCGCCTCCATTATCTCCTGGATCTTCTCAACGGGGGCCATTCTGGCAACACCGCCGGCCCTTCTTATGTCCGCTGGAACCATGTGGAGCGCCATGACAGAAACTGCACCGGCTTCCTCAGCAATCCTCGCCTGCTCGGCGTTGGTGACGTCCATTATCACTCCGCCCTTGACCATCCTCGCGAAGCCCCTCTTGAGCCTGTCCGTACCCTTGGCCTCTATAACGTCGAGCCTTCCCATGGTCACCACCATTTCAAGTTATTACTTGCAATATTATTCAAGAAAAAACTTGAATATAAAGCTTGCCGCGGAAAGCCCCGCAAGTTTCAGAAAAAGTGCCGAAAAAGGGTGGAAACGGTAAAAGAAGTTTCGTTCAGACCTTTCCAATTATCTCAAGGCTCACGTCGAAGTTCCTGACGGAGTGCGTTAGGTAGCCGAGGCTTATGACGTCGACCCCGAGCTTCGCGTAATCGGCTATGTTCTCTGGTGTTATCCCGCCGGAGACCTCGATTTTCACCCTATCGCGGAGGCCTTCGCGCTTCAGGGCCTCAATGGTCTCCGCTATCTCCTCCGGGCTCATGTTGTCGAGCATAACCACGTCGGCACCGGCTCTGGCAGCTCTAAGGGCGTCCTCAAGGGTCTCGACCTCGACCTCAACGACCTTGTAAACGCTGAAGGCTTTGGCGCGCCTTATCGCTTCCTCCAGCGGAACCAGGGCAAGGTGGTTGTCCTTTATTAGTATCGCGTCGCTGAGGGAAAAGCGGTGGGGCTCGCCGCCGCCGATGATGATTGCCCTCTTGTCTATAGGCTTGAGGAGGGTCTTTCTGGTTCCAGCAACCCTTACCCTGGGGTTGACCGCTCTGACCTTCTCGACCAGCTTTCTGACCTCGGTGGCGATGCCGCTCATCCTGCCCATAACGTTCAAAGCCGTCCTCTCGACTAGGAGGATCGAGCGGGCGCTGCCTTCGAGTTCGAGGATAACATCTCCTTTCCCGACCTCCTCACCGTCGCGCTTCTTAACATCAACCTTAACCCCGAAGTGCTCGAATAGGGCTTTGGCTTCCTCAACACCAGCTATGATTCCGTCCTGCTTCGCAATGATCACTGCCCTGGCCTTCGTTCCTTCAGGTATGACCGCCTCGCTCGTGACATCGCCGAAGGGGGCGTCCTCCTCAATGAACCTGAGCAGATAGGAAAGGGGAGTCATAGGTTTCCCTCCATACTTAACAAAAACTGCGGAATCTTCCCCTTCAACTCAACACCTCAGCTCATCTCAAGCATCCTCTCTATCGCCTTCCTGGCCTTCCCGGCTATCCCTTCGGGTACCTCAACCTCGTACTTCATGTCCCTGAGCGACTCGTATATGTGGTTGAGCGTTATGGCCTTCATTCCTATGCAGACGGCGTCCTCCTTGGCCGGGTGGAACTTGACCTCCGGATAGAGCTTCTGGAGCCTGTAAACCATCTCGTGCTCCGTGAAGACGACCCACTCGTTCCACTCCTTCGCGCGCCTTATCATCCCGCCTGTGGATACTATTATGTCCGCTTTCTCCTGCACCTCTGGCTCACACTCAGGGTGAACCATCAGCCTGGCGTTGGGGTAGAGCCTCCTGGCGCGCTCGACGTCCTCAAGGGTGAACTGCCTGTGAACGTAGCAGTGCCCGTACTCGGGGACGGGGATGACCTTCTTTCCGGTCTGCTTCGCCACGTAGTTCGCCAGGTTCTTATCGGGCCCGAAGATTATGACGTCGGAATCGAGCTTCTCGACTATCTTGACCGCGTTGGCTGAAGTCACAGTCACATCGGCGTAGGCCTTGGTCTCGGCGGTGGTGTTTACGTAGAGAACCACCGGGGCATCGGGGTACTGCTCCTTGGCCTTGAGGATGTGCTCGACCTTCAGCATGTTGGCCATGGCACAGGTGGCCCTTTTACTCGGAAGCAGGACGGTCTTCTCGGGATTGAGGATTTTAGCCGTTTCCGCCATGAAGTCAACGCCCGCGAAGACTATGACGTCGGCATCAACGCTCACCGCCTTTCTCGCAAGCTCAAGGCTGTCACCGAGGAAGTCGGCTATGTCCTGGATTTCAGGCAGCTGGTAGTTGTGGGCCATGATTATAGCGTTGCGCTCCTCCTTCAGGCGTTCAATTTCCCTCACGAGCTCCTCCATCTTCATGGTCTCACCCCGTTGGGGGAAAGTAGAAGAAAGGGATTAAAATGATTTTGGACACCGTTGGTTAGAGCCTGCACCTTCCGTCGAAAAAGCTTGGCCTCTCGAATCCCTTTCTCATGACCGGGAAGTCCTCGCGGTAATGGCTCCCCCTGCTCTCCTCCCTGGCGAGGGCACACTCCAGGACTCCCCTCGCGAGCAGCTTTAACCTCGGGTCTGCCTCGATTCCCTCAAGCTCCCTGAGGCCCCCTTTAAGGGTCTTCGCGCTCCTAACGATTCCGGCGTGATTCCACAGGAGCTCCCTCAGCGAGTCAACGTCCCCGGCATCGTAGCCGTGATATGCCGGCTCCCTCACCTCCCCCCGCCTCGGCCCATCCCTCGCTATGGTCCTTGCGACCTCAAGGCCGGAAACGAGGCACTCAAGGAGGGAGTTGCTGGCGAGTCTGTTCGCCCCGTGGAAGCCGTTGCTCATTGCTTCGCCCACAGCGTAAAGGTTCCTGATTGCCGTCCTGTACCAGAGGTCAACCGCTACCCCGCCGATGGTGTAGTGGGCTATTGGCGAGACAGGGATTAAGTCTTTAGCCGGATCGATGCCGTCCTTCCTCAGGAAAGCGTATATCTGAGGGAAGCGCCTCTTGAAGTCATCTATACCCGTTGCATCAAGGAAGACCCTTTTACCTGCCTTCATCTGGCGGTAGATAGCCCTCGCGACGATGTCCCTCGTGGAGAGCTCGTTGACAAAGCGTTCGCCGTCTTCTGTCACCAGCTTTGCGCCGGCACCCCGGACGGCCTCGCTGACGAGGAAAACACCGTTTTTCCCGATGTAGCCTGTCGGGTGGAACTGGACGAACTCCAGATCCCTCGCGGGAGCACCCTTCATTATGGCGTCGCCTATTAGGGTGCCGAGGTTGAGGGACGAACCGGCGGTATACTTGAAGAGCGAGGCAAAGCCGCCCGTGGCTATAACGGTGGCATCGAAGGTAAGGAGCTCTCCGTTGAGGAAGACCCCATAAGACTTCCCCTCTCTCACCGCAAGCTCCTCGGCAGTGCCATCGACGAAGTTGACCCCGGCTTCCCTGGCGGCCATGTAGAGAACCTTCATCATGTGCTTCCCAGTCTCGTTCCTTATCGTGAAAACCCTGTGGAAGGAGTGGCCACCCTCGGTCTCGTTGGTCTCGAACTCCAGGCCTATTGAAAGGAGGAACTCGTGGGCCTCGCTCGCCTTCGAGATTACGCTCCACACGACCTCCTCGTCATTGAGGTACTTGCCGGCCCTGATGGTGTCGAGAACGTGAGCCCCGGGAGAATCGCCGTCGAGAATGGGAAAGGCCACCCCCGCCTGGGCGAGATAGGAGTTGGTATCCTTTATTCCCCCACCGATGACCGTCACGTCGAAGCCCCGTCTCGCAAGGGCTATTGCGGCGGTTAGTCCCGCGGCACCGCTTCCGATGATTCCAACGCTGGTCATAGCTCTCCCCAGGCTGGACTGGGAGAAACGCCTTATAAGGTTTTCAAAAAGAGGGGAGGGAATCACTTCCCGACCGGATAGTTCGGCGCCTCGTTGGTGATGAAGATATCGTGCGGGTGGCTTTCCCTGACGCCTGCCTGGGTTATGATCACGAACTCGCCCTTCTCCTTGAGTTCGGCTATGCTTGAGGCCCCAACGTAGCCCATCCCCGAGCGTAGCCCTCCAACGAGCTGGTAGAGAACGTCGCCAACGCTTCCCTTGTAGGGAACGA
This region of Thermococcus sp. genomic DNA includes:
- the nadC gene encoding carboxylating nicotinate-nucleotide diphosphorylase, encoding MTPLSYLLRFIEEDAPFGDVTSEAVIPEGTKARAVIIAKQDGIIAGVEEAKALFEHFGVKVDVKKRDGEEVGKGDVILELEGSARSILLVERTALNVMGRMSGIATEVRKLVEKVRAVNPRVRVAGTRKTLLKPIDKRAIIIGGGEPHRFSLSDAILIKDNHLALVPLEEAIRRAKAFSVYKVVEVEVETLEDALRAARAGADVVMLDNMSPEEIAETIEALKREGLRDRVKIEVSGGITPENIADYAKLGVDVISLGYLTHSVRNFDVSLEIIGKV
- the nadA gene encoding quinolinate synthase NadA; amino-acid sequence: MKMEELVREIERLKEERNAIIMAHNYQLPEIQDIADFLGDSLELARKAVSVDADVIVFAGVDFMAETAKILNPEKTVLLPSKRATCAMANMLKVEHILKAKEQYPDAPVVLYVNTTAETKAYADVTVTSANAVKIVEKLDSDVIIFGPDKNLANYVAKQTGKKVIPVPEYGHCYVHRQFTLEDVERARRLYPNARLMVHPECEPEVQEKADIIVSTGGMIRRAKEWNEWVVFTEHEMVYRLQKLYPEVKFHPAKEDAVCIGMKAITLNHIYESLRDMKYEVEVPEGIAGKARKAIERMLEMS
- a CDS encoding L-aspartate oxidase; the encoded protein is MTSVGIIGSGAAGLTAAIALARRGFDVTVIGGGIKDTNSYLAQAGVAFPILDGDSPGAHVLDTIRAGKYLNDEEVVWSVISKASEAHEFLLSIGLEFETNETEGGHSFHRVFTIRNETGKHMMKVLYMAAREAGVNFVDGTAEELAVREGKSYGVFLNGELLTFDATVIATGGFASLFKYTAGSSLNLGTLIGDAIMKGAPARDLEFVQFHPTGYIGKNGVFLVSEAVRGAGAKLVTEDGERFVNELSTRDIVARAIYRQMKAGKRVFLDATGIDDFKRRFPQIYAFLRKDGIDPAKDLIPVSPIAHYTIGGVAVDLWYRTAIRNLYAVGEAMSNGFHGANRLASNSLLECLVSGLEVARTIARDGPRRGEVREPAYHGYDAGDVDSLRELLWNHAGIVRSAKTLKGGLRELEGIEADPRLKLLARGVLECALAREESRGSHYREDFPVMRKGFERPSFFDGRCRL